One Algibacter sp. L3A6 genomic region harbors:
- a CDS encoding DUF6952 family protein: MKLPVIKHLTQFIEENDEDYVVETIETLEALTEVSSLKDEELDVIGELISNMYGAIEVNKMIKEGTPKKEAVNSFMQRVLGSIDK, encoded by the coding sequence ATGAAATTACCAGTAATAAAACATTTAACGCAATTTATTGAAGAAAACGACGAAGATTACGTTGTTGAAACTATTGAAACACTTGAAGCTTTAACCGAAGTTTCTTCTCTAAAAGATGAAGAATTAGATGTTATTGGCGAGCTTATTTCTAATATGTACGGTGCTATTGAAGTGAATAAAATGATAAAAGAAGGCACCCCGAAAAAAGAAGCTGTAAACAGTTTTATGCAACGTGTGTTGGGTTCTATCGACAAATAA